Proteins encoded together in one Desulfosporosinus meridiei DSM 13257 window:
- the rpmE gene encoding 50S ribosomal protein L31, with protein sequence MKEKIHPKYEQTTVTCACGEVIPTGSTKMNIKVEICSKCHPFYTGVQRFVDAGGRVDRFKKKYGM encoded by the coding sequence ATGAAAGAAAAAATTCACCCAAAATATGAACAAACCACTGTTACATGTGCTTGTGGAGAAGTTATCCCAACCGGAAGTACAAAAATGAACATTAAAGTGGAAATTTGTTCAAAATGCCATCCCTTCTATACCGGGGTACAGCGGTTTGTCGATGCTGGCGGACGGGTTGATCGGTTTAAAAAGAAATATGGGATGTAA
- the prmC gene encoding peptide chain release factor N(5)-glutamine methyltransferase: MKVIDGMRWGESELLKKGIDNSRFDADLLLAEVLKVTRDRLYLDWDRILSEQESEHYRKLIQRRSENVPLQYILGRQEFMGLSFYVDERVLIPRADSEVLIEKCLDVLRQDHKEGSGRPVKVVDLCTGSGALAISLAHFFPIAEVLGVDLSPGALEVARKNAEQLGVAVQWREGDFLDSIRGESWDYVITNPPYVSPEDYRQCAPEIFHEPAMAFLGGTDGLDFYRRLASGIRPLLNPQGKVLMEIGWNQAEAVCKLFNLNGLKTEVFSDLAGRDRVILAR, encoded by the coding sequence TTGAAAGTAATTGATGGAATGCGTTGGGGCGAGAGTGAACTTCTAAAAAAAGGAATTGATAATTCTCGCTTTGACGCAGACTTGTTATTAGCTGAAGTTCTAAAGGTGACAAGAGATCGTCTATACTTGGATTGGGATCGAATTTTATCGGAGCAAGAGTCGGAACATTATCGGAAACTCATACAACGACGCTCTGAGAACGTCCCGCTGCAGTATATCTTAGGTCGACAAGAATTTATGGGGCTTTCTTTTTATGTTGATGAAAGAGTACTTATTCCCCGTGCCGACAGCGAGGTTTTAATCGAGAAATGCTTAGATGTTTTACGGCAAGACCATAAAGAAGGGTCGGGCCGGCCTGTTAAAGTTGTAGACCTTTGCACAGGCAGTGGTGCCTTGGCAATTTCTCTAGCGCATTTTTTTCCGATAGCAGAAGTGCTTGGAGTTGATCTTTCTCCAGGAGCACTAGAGGTGGCTCGGAAAAATGCCGAACAGTTAGGGGTTGCGGTACAATGGCGTGAAGGGGATTTTTTAGATTCCATTCGGGGAGAGTCTTGGGATTATGTGATTACAAACCCTCCCTATGTTTCTCCTGAAGACTATCGCCAGTGCGCACCTGAGATTTTCCATGAGCCGGCTATGGCCTTTTTAGGTGGAACGGATGGATTGGATTTTTATCGACGTTTAGCGAGTGGGATACGACCCTTATTGAATCCTCAAGGGAAAGTGCTGATGGAGATTGGCTGGAATCAGGCAGAAGCTGTTTGCAAGCTATTTAATTTAAATGGCCTTAAAACCGAAGTCTTTTCGGATTTGGCTGGACGTGACCGAGTGATCTTGGCGAGGTGA
- the glpX gene encoding class II fructose-bisphosphatase: protein MERELTMEFARVTEAAALASARWVGLGNKDAADNAAVEAMRAVFDTIHMDGTVVIGEGEMDEAPMLYIGERVGNGEKPQLDVAVDPLEGTNIVAKGMAGAIAVVAIAKKGCLLHAPDMYMDKIAVGPAAVGRINLDAPVAENVANVAKALGKSMEDITVVIMDRPRHHKLIKDVRACGARIRLITDGDVSPAVACGFEDTGVDMMMGVGGAPEGVLAAAALRCIGGEMQGRLWPENDEDIARAKALGITDVHKLLTMDDLVKGDDVFFAATGITEGPLVRGVTFTAKGALTHTVVARGKTGTVRFIEASHSFDKKPRYAMKGC from the coding sequence TTGGAGAGAGAACTTACAATGGAATTTGCCAGAGTGACAGAGGCTGCGGCCTTAGCCTCGGCGCGTTGGGTAGGTCTCGGAAATAAAGATGCTGCAGATAACGCCGCAGTGGAAGCGATGCGAGCGGTTTTTGATACTATTCATATGGATGGGACAGTGGTTATTGGAGAGGGGGAAATGGACGAAGCTCCGATGCTATACATTGGAGAACGAGTTGGCAACGGAGAAAAACCTCAGTTAGACGTGGCTGTTGACCCACTCGAGGGAACAAATATTGTGGCCAAAGGTATGGCCGGAGCAATAGCGGTTGTAGCAATCGCTAAGAAAGGCTGCCTGCTTCATGCTCCGGACATGTATATGGATAAAATTGCTGTAGGACCTGCCGCTGTTGGACGGATAAATCTTGATGCCCCAGTAGCGGAGAATGTTGCCAATGTTGCCAAAGCATTAGGTAAGAGTATGGAAGATATCACGGTTGTAATTATGGATCGGCCAAGACATCATAAGCTGATTAAAGATGTGCGTGCTTGTGGGGCGAGAATTCGTCTCATTACTGATGGAGATGTATCTCCGGCGGTGGCTTGTGGTTTTGAAGATACTGGGGTGGATATGATGATGGGGGTCGGTGGAGCCCCGGAAGGGGTTCTCGCTGCGGCGGCCCTCCGCTGTATTGGTGGAGAGATGCAAGGGCGTTTATGGCCGGAAAACGATGAAGATATAGCTCGTGCTAAGGCTCTGGGGATTACGGATGTTCATAAATTGTTAACAATGGATGATTTGGTAAAGGGCGATGATGTCTTTTTTGCTGCCACAGGAATAACAGAAGGTCCTTTAGTACGGGGGGTTACCTTTACTGCGAAGGGTGCCCTGACTCATACTGTTGTGGCTCGCGGTAAGACCGGAACCGTTCGCTTTATTGAAGCAAGTCATAGTTTTGATAAAAAGCCACGCTATGCTATGAAGGGTTGTTAA
- a CDS encoding DUF1385 domain-containing protein → MSRPVQYGGQAVIEGVMMRGPQESAIAVRLPNGEIEVTHSKLNTWSSKSILKLPLIRGFVALVDSLVLGTRSLTFSANRSMGEEKDGKELGFWEMTFTIGVAFALGLLLFVGLPTGAAHLFQARVVGPVGQNILEGAIRLVIFFLYILLISRLKDIQRVFQYHGAEHKAIFTYEAGKDLTVDNARSFSRLHPRCGTSFLLIVVIVSVFVFAFVGLYPLWWRLLSRMLLMPLVAGIAYEVLKFSSRNLESPWLYWFVVPGLLLQKLTTREPDDAQLEVALAALKGVLDSGQELS, encoded by the coding sequence ATGAGCAGACCGGTTCAATATGGCGGGCAAGCGGTCATCGAAGGTGTAATGATGCGCGGGCCCCAGGAGAGTGCTATTGCGGTAAGGCTGCCCAATGGAGAGATTGAAGTTACTCACAGTAAGCTCAATACATGGTCATCAAAATCGATCCTGAAATTACCCTTGATTCGAGGTTTTGTTGCACTTGTTGATTCCTTGGTCCTTGGAACTCGCTCCTTGACATTTTCCGCCAATCGTTCTATGGGAGAAGAAAAGGATGGAAAAGAACTTGGTTTTTGGGAAATGACCTTTACAATAGGCGTTGCCTTTGCCTTAGGTCTTTTACTTTTTGTCGGATTGCCCACCGGAGCAGCACACTTATTTCAAGCAAGGGTGGTTGGCCCGGTAGGGCAGAATATCTTAGAGGGGGCAATAAGACTCGTAATCTTCTTTTTGTATATACTGCTAATATCTCGACTTAAAGACATTCAAAGAGTTTTTCAATATCATGGAGCAGAGCATAAAGCAATATTTACGTATGAAGCAGGGAAAGATCTTACTGTAGATAATGCACGTTCTTTTTCAAGGCTCCATCCTCGCTGTGGGACTAGTTTTCTACTTATAGTTGTTATTGTAAGTGTTTTTGTATTTGCTTTTGTGGGGCTATATCCCTTGTGGTGGCGGTTGCTTTCTCGTATGTTGCTCATGCCCCTGGTGGCTGGGATTGCCTACGAGGTCTTAAAGTTTTCCTCGCGAAATCTGGAGTCTCCATGGTTGTATTGGTTTGTAGTTCCTGGCTTGTTATTGCAAAAATTAACAACACGAGAACCGGATGATGCTCAGTTGGAAGTTGCCCTAGCAGCTTTAAAGGGCGTATTAGATTCAGGTCAAGAACTTTCGTAA
- the prfA gene encoding peptide chain release factor 1: MLEKLYEIERKYDELTELLSDPEIISNQSEWQKYAKAQAGMTNLVTVFREYQEVKRELDETETLLREKLDPEMQEMAEQEKENLLLKSEELEEQIRILLLPKDPLDEKNVIMEIRAGAGGDEASLFAGDLHRMYTRYAEGQGWKVEVLSVSYSDAGGYKEIIFLIEGHGAYSKLKFESGVHRVQRIPATESSGRIHTSTATVAVLPEAEEVEVSINPNDLRIDVYCSSGPGGQCVNTTQSAVRVTHIPTGIIASCQDEKSQLKNKEKALRVLRARILEKAQEEAMGEQASERKNQVGTGDRSERIRTFNFPQGRVTDHRINLTLHRLDTILTGDLGEIIEALNSSDQAERLKAEIQ; this comes from the coding sequence ATGTTAGAGAAACTTTATGAAATTGAACGGAAATATGATGAATTAACAGAACTCCTTAGTGATCCGGAAATTATCTCTAACCAGAGCGAATGGCAAAAATATGCTAAAGCTCAGGCGGGGATGACAAATCTCGTCACAGTGTTTAGGGAATATCAAGAAGTGAAGCGGGAGTTAGATGAGACCGAGACCCTGCTACGAGAAAAGTTGGATCCCGAAATGCAGGAGATGGCTGAGCAAGAAAAAGAAAACTTATTATTAAAATCCGAGGAATTAGAAGAACAAATTCGAATTCTGCTTTTGCCAAAGGATCCCTTGGATGAGAAAAATGTCATTATGGAGATCCGCGCAGGAGCCGGAGGAGATGAGGCATCATTGTTTGCAGGTGACCTTCATCGTATGTACACACGCTATGCAGAAGGTCAGGGCTGGAAGGTTGAAGTTCTCAGTGTTAGTTATTCTGATGCTGGGGGCTATAAGGAGATTATTTTCCTGATAGAAGGCCACGGGGCTTACAGTAAATTGAAATTTGAAAGTGGCGTACATCGTGTTCAGCGGATTCCAGCCACAGAATCTTCCGGTAGAATTCATACTTCGACTGCCACAGTAGCGGTTCTTCCTGAAGCAGAGGAAGTCGAAGTCTCTATTAACCCGAATGATCTGCGGATTGATGTTTATTGCTCCAGTGGACCGGGGGGACAGTGTGTAAATACAACCCAATCAGCGGTTCGTGTTACCCATATACCGACTGGAATTATTGCTTCTTGCCAGGATGAAAAATCACAGCTTAAGAATAAAGAGAAAGCTTTGCGGGTCTTACGTGCTCGAATTTTAGAGAAAGCACAAGAAGAAGCCATGGGTGAACAAGCTTCTGAACGCAAGAATCAAGTAGGTACCGGAGACCGAAGTGAGAGAATACGAACCTTCAATTTTCCTCAGGGGCGTGTGACGGATCATCGAATAAACCTTACTCTGCACCGCTTGGATACGATCTTGACGGGGGATTTGGGTGAGATTATTGAAGCCCTTAACTCTTCTGATCAGGCAGAACGGCTAAAAGCAGAAATACAGTAA